From the Macrobrachium rosenbergii isolate ZJJX-2024 chromosome 50, ASM4041242v1, whole genome shotgun sequence genome, the window caccttGAAGGCTCCGCGACCGAGGTCGTCCGGGTCGCGGTCATCGGAAGTGTTCTGctgttgatttatgtaaaaacaaggCCAGTCGgcattaataacttattattatttattgtaacatttgtctggcaggtcatattccatgccttagatttagttcttaaggttgtatatttgtatctgtatgattggttgacccaggtcacacatCTGCCCTTTATGCACTGGGCCTTCATGCAGATATGGCTGCAGTCCTTTTTAGAaagttgtatatgtttttttgttaataaatcagtttcattgTTCCTGTTATCTTATTTTTGGACAACCTTACATTGGTGACCCAAGGAGTATTTCtccgagccattaacggactaactacggcgcttaGTTTTGGCTCGGATGAAAACTTCACGCCTAACGGACTTGATACGGCGCCCACTGGCGTTCATGCGTTCGACTCTCGTCGGTAGGTCTCCGCACCAttagcggactaattacggcgtactCCTTGTACGTTTTGGTGCTCGAGACATTGATAAggttgaacaaaaacaaacatgacaGACAGATCTATTACACTCGGTCCCTCGGTAGCTGACGCATCAGGAGACATCCTGCCTCACTCGCTCCTGCGTACCTCACGCCAGGGCTTCCACACCTACCCCCGCGAACCTGTCCGTCTCCGATCTTGCCTGTTCCGCGCCGCGTGCACCAGAGCAGCTGAAGGTCGCCCGACCGTCCGACTCCCCCGCCACCGGGACGACCCTGAGGGATGGTTCTACAGGGTAGAAGGGAACTTCCGAGTGCCGGTCTGACGGATGCTGTCCTCCAGGCCGATATTGCCATCAATGCCCTGCCCGAGGAAATCTATAAGAAGGTTGCGACGTGGCTCCGCTCCCTGGGGACCCAGTAACGTTCCTCCGGCTTAAAGATAAGCTCCTCGAGACCTGCACAGCGTCGGCCTCCGAGAGGGCATCCCGCCTGATGGACCTTGCCTCAACCCCAGGAGAGACGGGGACCCCAGGGACATAATGAACGCCATCGAGGACCTCCTCTACCTCCCCGACACGGACAGCTACGGCCTGCGGAGACAGGTCGACCTGTCAACAGAAATCTTCCTGCGTCAGCTACGCCCAGAGGTCCGATCCCAGATCCCGGACCCTTCAGCCTGCCCCGGGACATCCTCGCCGAGACTGCGCACCGCCCTGACGGAGGTTGTACGTGGCGACCAGGAGACTACAGCTGCAGTGTCCTCCACCAACGCCATCCTTCTTCAAGAAGTCCCTGAAGATCCCATCTGCGCTGTCATCAAGAAAAAGCCACCCCACCACCGCAAAGAAGAGGTACCTGGCATTTGTCACTTCCACAAGAAGTTCGGCAAATACGCCAAGTTATGCCGGCCCCCCTGCTCATTCACACATCCAAAAAACGGGCCGGGAGGCGGCCTGCCCAACGGGCCGGGAGGCAGCCTGCCCGGCAGGCCGCCCGCACCTACGCAGCAGCAGTACTTCAGGGGCCACGGAAACCCTCGTCAGTAGGTTTCTACGTCAGGCCACCTCCGGCAAGATGATGTTGGTGGACACCGGGGCCATCCGCTCAGTCTTTCCACCCTCAGGAGAAGACCTCCGGCGCCTGCCGGACGCGACAACCTACCTGACGGCAGCGAACGGGTCCCCCATCCCCTCCTACGGAACCAGGCCTCTTTCGGTCTCCATCCTTGGGAGGAACTtcaactgggagttcatcattGCCGACGTGAGAACCCCGCTTCTGGGGCGGACTTCCCTCGCCCACTACGACCTAGCAGTGGACGGGGTCGGAAGCGCCTCATCGATATGGGGACCTGTCAGGCCCTGCCCTATCCACCGGCCCTGTGAGACCACCCTCTGCTCCGTAGGGATTCCACCAGTACGGCGCCCCCTGAAGGAGTTCCTGGAGTGTTCAAGCCAGAACTCCGCCTGACGCCTGGGACCCCTGCGGCTACACGGTATCTACCATCACATATCGACGAAGGGCCCCTGTCTCACGCCAAGTTCCGACGACTTCCCCAGCAGCAGcttcaggaggcgaagaaggccttcgcagagatggaaaggatggggatctgcaggaaggcctccagccctgGGCCTCCCCCACACATGGTGAAGAAGGCcgacggcacctggagaccctgtggggactatcgccTCTGAACATAGTGACAGAGCCAGACCACtacccctgccgaacatgcaggacctgacatcTTCATTCCATGGGGCTAAAATATTCTCCAAAGTGGACCTCCTGAAGTCCTATTTCCAGGTTCCTGTAGCACCAGAAGACatcccaaaaccgccatcgttaCACCATTCGGGTCCTTCGTCTCGCATTCTCCACCTTCGGGTTGAGGAACgaggggcgaccttccagcgtctgatggacagcatcctcggtgATCTGGACTTCGCGTCTGCTATGTAGACGACATACTCATATTCTCCAGGTCAcgggaggaacaccttcagcacctgCGGCCGTCCTCAAACGACTGAATGACAACGGGCTCGTCGTgcggttcgacaagtgtaccttcggggTGGAGAAAAtcgaattcctgggccacgaaatCTCAACCAAGGGCGTCCACCCCCTGTCTTCTAAGGTCAGGGCCATTGAGAAGTTCCCCACGCCCACatcaatcaaggcccttcaggagttcctcgggatggtgaactattacaggagattcatcccgggtgttgcccacaccatggcccccctgacggaggccCTGAAGGGACGCCccaaatccttagtgtggggaccagAATAGGACCGGGCCTTCCACGAAGCGAAGGCATCCCTCGCCAAGGCAGCAACGTTGGCACACCATGACCCCAGTGCCCTCTGCAgctgacaacagacgccagcaatGTTGCCTGCGGCGCCGTCCTGGAACAGGTAATCCACGGCACACCCCACCCcctggccttcttcagcaagaaacttAGTCCCACCGAGGCACGATACAGCACGTTCGACAGGGAGCTCCTCGCCGCTTACGTGGCGgtgagacacttcaagttcctcctggaggggacgcccttcatcCTGTGGACAGACCACCAACccctggtccacgccttcacgaaggcGGGGACGCTTGGTCGGCAAGGCAGCAGAGGCATCTGGCAGCATTGGCGGAGTTCTCCTGTTCCGTCCGTTACATCCCCGGCAAGAGCAACCcagtagcagacgccctctccaggattGAGGTCAACTCCATCCAGCTTGGGATCGATCAAGCCTAAGAGGGTATGTCTGAGTAGCAGTCTTTTGCCAGTACCCCTCTGTTCAGTCTAGTGaaattcttcctttatttctccaagatttcCGCCATTTCATctccacttctggcctttccctttGTTCCTAAAGACCAACCCACAAAACCATCCCTTGAAttgccttgtgtttaagtaaagcatcaagaaccttaacaaactactccctccatagtgttgaTTCAGGCCAATTAAGCTAATTAATCaaatcctccatggtgcattgtttagtaacgagggagaactgattttgtgtataaatgcatgctaattctggaattctcttcctggaGGTTGAATATCCCGGTCCAGTTTCACTAGCCTGTGCCTCagatcatcttaaaagtactgccattacaATAGACATTAACTTCCCTGGTATGCAGTCCGGCGAGCAATAGCCTGTTCCCCCCTTTCCATTGCATGAAAGAGAGCCTAATCATTCAAGACAAAATCAACTCATCAGCGGCTGAGAATTATTGCAcagttcaaatttgcattttttttccttatttgagtttacttgctgcACAATCAGCCTTTTAGATtacctccttggttgtttttctgtaaataaattcaatttaacgtaTATTGCTAATCATTTGCCATGGCGACCTTCAAACCACTACTTAAATAATGGTActaccaaggtaagttacccatttttccctttcattttgtaaCAGGTTGGTATTCTTGGTTGGCCTTAAGGCAGTAACTTAATATAAACCTCCCGTTCATCACAATGAGGCCCAATCTGTGAAAGTGACGACCTAATGCTCAGGATCCAATAGAATAGCTATAACTAGTGTCGCTAACGGCTAAGAAATAGGAAGGACGAACCaggaataaataattcattaatgtaattaattccaTTGTTTACAAAGGCACAAAGGCGACTAGAAACAGGGAACAGACAGGTAAAGaggttattatcattaagttTGATTACATTAAGGATATGTAGGGTTAAATAAGACAAGTGATATTAATGCTTCTTTAAAGAAAAACGCATCAAATCTCTTTTCGTTAGAATTCATTCATAACGAGGGCGAAAGCAGCCGATCTTAAGTTAACAATAGAATAGCCTTAGAGGAAATTTTCATCAGCAAACTTTCGAGTGTAGAGAGTAGTTGTGTTGTGTCGCCAGAAGAATGAGTAAGTAGGAGTTAGGAAGTGTATAAGGGAATTACTGCATGTGCTAGCCATGAACAGTTAGCTAGGAGTTTGTTCAAGGACAGTTACagcagagaaagtgtacaattcctCTGTCTGTGATATACATCTAGAATTTACACATAGTTAAAACGCGTGTAGCGGTCTTTGGTATCCTGAAGCCAAGCAAGTACAGGTGCTCTGTTCAATTGGCGCATACGAGGATCATTCCATTGTTGTACCAAGGAAAACATCCCAGCATATAttcagtaaagtaaagacattgctaaTGTTTAAAGTTAAGGAATTCACTTTTGCATTCAAAACCAGCATTTAGCGAAGAAAGtagagattttttgttttccctccaACATTCCCCCATTCTCTGTTCGCGTGCGACAAAGCGAGCAAGTGAGGCGATCAGCTGTTCTCACCCACGTGACTTGATCCCACATCTTTTGTTCACGCTGAGCGAAGTTTCATCATTTTTCAACCTTAACATAAAACCTTCACGAAGACTTGAAGCCTTTTGAGGCAATTTACGACTTTACTTACTATCACTTGTCAGGGCAAGAATGCATTAGTAACTTTACACAATTTCcattaattcattttgtaaaaggaagaaaccttaacttaacgtaatttcacaaacataatttattttctcttaagcaCAAGGTAAAGTCACTTTAAAATTTCTAACGTACGTATAAGTGTACCATTACACTgtgccctcagagagagagagagagagagagagagagagagagagagagagagggagagagagagattttttgttgttgttttgttttccttccttttagcgTAACAAAGGGCTTGCACAAATTTATCCACAAGTTGCAAAAACAACCCACGAATCATAATAGCCAAatacaaagttttttcttttgtttaaccaATCTTCGAACTTCGAAGATCCAACTCCATTATCACTTTATTATACCCAGTGCGCAAAACTTCATAAGCGCTCTTTCCTGTGAATAATATCACATACCTGCTTTTTCCATTTCGTGCTTCAGCTCATATAAATTCTCTTATGCCACTGAGTGCACGGACAACTAATTACTTATACGTTTATCAAATGCCGTGCATGAGTGGGTATTTCTCATTCAAGACTTGAGTATGCCGCAAGTGCCAAATTGCATATTGAGTGACACACCCATATCCTCCCTCTCTgcatgtcagggagaaggcttcctttccccatGTCAGGAAGCAATCTCTAGTTCGTAAAACTAGCCACCCATAGGTGTCACACCCCAGTTTCCCCTTTCCACAGTGCTGCTGATTTGAAGCACTGCCAACCAGGCCAAgtactgaagcacttatctttcttctttccctttccttcctcacTGACTTTCTGCCGgagtctctcctttccctcttactccttgattaccttctgcctcaggcagagtgccatttccttcagtgctgtTTCGTGCACTGACATTTTGTATTGCTCCatggagcgcaccggcaccatagtgccaccaaacccaagtacttaaccataagccactgcacctgtacctaagAAACAGTGCCATACAACCaatgtatctgcccataaggaccgtAGTGCACTCCCATTTCCCAagtgtttccacccataaggaatattataccttTAGGAGCACCCCATTCTACTAGCTTGTCCGCCCATAAGGacgcagacttccttcaggaatgctcccacagtgtgacctttgcatgaCACACTCAACCATAGTGCCACCTCATTAAaagggtgccacaccactgaaatGCCACCAAATTACAGGACACTTCCTGCAATTGTCACAAACCTTTCCTCCAGGAACATCCAGTCAACCCACTTAGCCACCCTTCCTCACCAGCAACATGACAAGAGAGGAGCACCAAGCCTCCACGAATTTAGTGAAGGAGGCTGGGCTCTCGGGAGCCGGACTCACCAAGTGGATCAAAGAGCAGCTAGCCGAACGAAGGCAGCACAAAGAAGAACAGAGACAGTGAgacgaggaaagagaagagaggaaaagacagcaagaagccaaACAGAGGAGAGAGGAAGCCGAATAGAGGCAgctggaagaagaaagagaagagagggaaagaCAGCGAGGAGCCGagcagaggcagctggaagaagAGAGCAGAAAACAGCACGAACTAGCCCTCAAGGACAAGGAGCTAAGCTGGAGAGagcaaagaaggaaggagagcAAGCCCTCCAGGCAAACGAGTTAGCcctcaaggaaaaggagctcgagttGGAAAGAGCAAGGAAAGAAAGCACAGAAGCTCTAGCAtcccaacaagcctctagccccactcctgCTGCCTCAAATGCTCCACTATCAAGGCTTAAtgccctagtccccaagtggactgaggaaaaGCCGGAAGCATGGTTGGAAGAGGTCGAGGCTCTCTTCGATAATTTCAACACCACTGAGgccgagagggccttagtgctgacCAAACACCTGGAAGGTAAAGCAAAGGCAGCCCTCCACCCGCTGGAGCAGAGTCAATGAGGAGACATGGCCGCAGTCTGTGAGGTCATATTGCCAAGGCATATGAAATAACCCCTGAGAAGTGGAGACAATGGTTCTGAGGTCTGGCCAAGGAAGCCGGCTGaccctggacagaatgggcctgtcgcaagactcaggctgggacctgCTGGGTCGACTCTCTGAAATGCATGGCTTTTGAGGACCTGTTCAATAGGACCATGCTGGAAgatcttttccagtgtgtgcctgggcctcttgctgtgtatctcagtgataagcagccacaTACTCTCAGGGAAGCCTGCCACTTGGCCGATGTCTGGGAAACATTTAATGTCTCCCACAGCACATTTCAACaccgcatagtgccacccggatacctctcaggctcaacgcGCCCAAGGAACGGACCATTTAGCAAACCTCCTGgcaccatctgcaagaagtacggtcatgctgaagctgagtgccacTACAAGGCAGACAACAACCaacggcagcctaccaataaccgccactcctcctctccttctaacTCCACACCACCTTTCCAGCAGACCGTCATTGCtgggagatcatcctatcccaggGGACCCTGCCAAGACTGTGGAGCTCCAGGGCACTCTTTGTCCTGGTATCCTGCCTGCTCAAAACATGTGCCCTATCCCAGGCATGTCAACCTGATTACTTCCACCTCCTTCCTGGCTGTGTCGCCAGAGAGGTCTCACACTGAGTGGGTCTGGACTCAGTCCGATTCCATGGCCCCTCTGGGTGgctctagcccaccagtgcacctaccAACTACTGCCGACGCTGActcggatattagcctgattgattgGGCCAAAGTGCAAGCCAGTGCCACCGTAGACAAGCAAACCAGGTGGACAGTAACCTGGGTAGATGAACAATCCTTGACCGTTCCCACAGTCGAACTccgggtgatcaccccttggagcaccCAAACTCACTGCCTTGGAGTGGTGAAACGTATCCGGCAaggagtggaattcctgctaggaagaaacatcctctggggatgtcccacaccCTCGCCACTGTGTTGCCTGACTGCCTCCGCCAGTGAGGCCATGCCAAAACTTCCTGAGcaggacacagcctctgtgacagctgtgccaccgtcagcccaaCCTTCCGTTCACCCAAGAGAGAACCGGACCCACCAGCATCTAaaccattccaggcctagtctgcGAATCTCACAACAGGATGGCTACCAAAAAACTCCTCCCCAACACGAAGGGATACTACCAaataccgctgcaggacctgcaacataagaggcCACTCCAAAAGATGGTCAAAGTGTCCCAGCAGCCACCATTTCCACAACCAACCCAAGAGGCTCGGCCCTctccccaagacaggaatctctgtcgccTGTCACTCcaggtacaccgaggggttttgcacccccggGTCCCTCTTCAGCCTTGTCTGAATCCagttcactgccagtgccacttgcgagcactggtcagtgccaagctccgcttATCTCAGCCGGAATCTCCATACCAACCTTAATCCCcgtgcctggccccgagttagtgccagtgctagATCTAGAACCTGACACGGATCCTCCAACGGGAGAACCACCTAACCTCACAGATCTGGTCATCGCCCattgtgagcctccgacccctgacatttcttcttcccactctctttcacctgccgaggatgaccctctggcaggcctggacattacctcttttctggtcgaccaggaactgtccggtcaggacgcagacgctggctCTACTCCCATGACAGTTGTCGCAGCAaccgaagtaggagaccagcctgtAGCTACTGAGGCTGctcctgatcctgctcctgacggcgcTCCTGGCCTTTCTCCAGAGTTGGTAACCTCACCACCTCCTAGGAATGccctagccagaccttggaggcccccgaagaggaagaaggggcggaagagatccaattaacaaaTCAGAGCCACGAGCTCTCCTTGGCATTCGTGCCCAGTTGGCAGAGTGccacttccatctcagagtgatcctggcacctgcccagagaaggtagcctgcatGATCTCTGTCCCCGTAGCATTAACAATTAACCCCTTAGGCATTTGTAACATACTAACCTTTTTCCAGCTAACCTCATTCAAAACcattccagactcaaactgataccttcCTTAATTGTATACAGTGATTTACCCCTCAGGTTACTCATGTTTAATTGTGTTGCGTGTATTAATCATAAAGCATTgtgtaattcataattcattgtgtgccattagtcagtgccaactcattcagtgccagagtcttaggatagtaggttaggttaaatatttactatgtgcatttgcctaggagtagagttttCTGTCATTAGAGACAGTTAGTAGAAGTGTCTAGACCTTTAGATAGGTTAGGCCCATTGTAGTACGTTAGGTAGCCAactcagaacccctcttagcagttaggtaggtccatttagctattgcagtgctAAAGCACAACTCATGTAGGGACGCTAGCTGACTGGTTGGCACGAATAGCTTACCTAGCCAAGACCTTCAGGCCCAAAAGCATGcaaatgccttttcaaagggAGGATCTATGacatatttacattcctccctcttagccagccaaaaataatttgaatttctaattaaaaaagcttctcatttgaatgttaggccaaaacaACATGGCGGACAAGGTAGGACAAcgcttgttttgaaccaagaaagcaTTCCTCTCCACACCTAACCGAAAATCAGGACAATAGGCCCCCCTCTTCACACCcctgctaaagaacactcctagATTTCCCCTCAATTTGGGGTAGCAAGAGCGACGTGGGTTTTAGGGAAGGTTATAATCATTAGAGGCATAGGCCTCTTGAAGGGAATGCTGCAAACTTAATCTTTAGGTCCTTAGACTATAAGGCTTCTTTTCCCTTGACCTTGTTACTGGCTTAAGGACTTGCTTTCAGATTTGCCCAGCTCGCGTACATGCAAAAACGCCAAGTGACCCACGAAAACAACATGAGAGGGCAGAGAGAGAAGCTTTGGTTTTCGTGAGGAGATGTAGAACATTTTCCCTCTCAATCTGGACTGGTGACAGATGATGCTCATTCTGCAAGTTCGACATCTTATACAAGAGCCCATATAAGCAGCTGAGAATTATTGCGcagttcaaatttgcattttttttccttatttgagtttacttgctgcatcatcagcctttcaggttacctccttggttgtttttttgtaaataaatttaatttgatgTAAATTGCaaatcatttcccatggcgaccttcaaaTCACTACTTAAATAATGGTACTACCAAAGTAAGTTACCcatctttccctttcattttgtaaCAGGTTGGTATTCTTGGTTGCCCTTAAGGCAGTAACTTAATGTAAACCCCCCGTTCATCCCTCCAATGAGACCcaatctgtgaatatatat encodes:
- the LOC136832854 gene encoding uncharacterized protein — translated: MMLVDTGAIRSVFPPSGEDLRRLPDATTYLTAANGSPIPSYGTRPLSVSILGRNFNWEFIIADVRTPLLGRTSLAHYDLAVDGVGSASSIWGPVRDSTSTAPPEGVPGVFKPELRLTPGTPAATRYLPSHIDEGPLSHAKFRRLPQQQLQEAKKAFAEMERMGICRKASSPGPPPHMVKKADGTWRPCGDYRL
- the LOC136832855 gene encoding arginine and glutamate-rich protein 1-B-like; the encoded protein is MPPNYRTLPAIVTNLSSRNIQSTHLATLPHQQHDKRGAPSLHEFSEGGWALGSRTHQVDQRAASRTKAAQRRTETVRRGKRREEKTARSQTEERGSRIEAAGRRKRREGKTARSRAEAAGRREQKTARTSPQGQGAKLERAKKEGEQALQANELALKEKELELERARKESTEALASQQASSPTPAASNAPLSRLNALVPKWTEEKPEAWLEEVEALFDNFNTTEAERALVLTKHLEGKAKAALHPLEQSQ